From the Vibrio metoecus genome, one window contains:
- the lepB gene encoding signal peptidase I — MANTFSLILVIVTLVTGIVWTLEKLVWAKKRQQKLSQLKAQSPDMPTLALDQAAAQPWWIENSVSVFPVIAFVLILRSFIYEPFQIPSGSMMPTLLVGDFILVEKYAYGLKDPVWRTQLVETGKPERGDIVVFKYPVNPNIDYIKRVVGMPGDTVRYSSGKELCIQHQGENECQSVKLSNVQESAFYQNNIPLIQLDEQLGKVEHNILINPLRIDNVADYRPRSGVNEWVVPQGHYFVMGDNRDNSADSRFWGFVPEQNLVGKAVAIWISFEFERAEDSVLPSWIPTGVRFNRVGGIH, encoded by the coding sequence ATGGCGAACACATTTTCACTGATTTTGGTGATTGTAACTTTGGTCACCGGTATCGTCTGGACACTGGAAAAGCTGGTGTGGGCGAAAAAACGCCAACAAAAACTGTCTCAGTTAAAGGCTCAATCGCCGGACATGCCTACGTTGGCACTCGATCAAGCAGCGGCTCAACCGTGGTGGATTGAGAATAGCGTATCGGTGTTCCCTGTGATCGCTTTTGTCTTAATTCTGCGTTCGTTTATTTATGAACCGTTCCAGATCCCTTCTGGCTCCATGATGCCAACCCTGTTGGTGGGGGATTTTATTCTGGTTGAAAAATACGCTTACGGTTTGAAAGATCCGGTATGGCGTACTCAACTGGTAGAAACGGGGAAACCAGAGCGCGGCGATATCGTGGTGTTCAAATACCCAGTGAATCCTAATATCGACTATATCAAACGCGTGGTGGGTATGCCGGGTGATACGGTACGTTACAGCTCTGGTAAAGAGTTGTGCATTCAGCACCAAGGTGAGAATGAGTGCCAAAGCGTTAAGCTATCGAATGTGCAAGAAAGTGCGTTTTACCAAAACAATATTCCGCTGATTCAATTAGACGAACAGTTAGGGAAAGTTGAGCACAATATTCTGATCAATCCACTGCGCATTGATAACGTAGCAGACTATCGTCCACGCAGTGGCGTGAATGAGTGGGTTGTACCACAAGGGCACTACTTTGTGATGGGAGATAACCGTGACAACAGTGCTGACAGCCGTTTCTGGGGCTTTGTGCCAGAGCAGAATCTGGTCGGAAAGGCTGTGGCTATTTGGATCAGTTTCGAGTTTGAACGCGCTGAAGACAGCGTACTTCCAAGTTGGATTCCAACCGGCGTACGATTTAACCGTGTTGGTGGGATCCATTAA
- the rnc gene encoding ribonuclease III, translating into MTPPMNKLTSKLGYTFKEIELLNLALTHRSANGKHNERLEFLGDSILSFVIADELYRRFPKVNEGDMSRMRATLVRGNTLAELGREFDLGDYLKLGPGELKSGGFRRDSILADAVEAIIGAIYLDSDLEMARSIVLEWYHGRLEEIKPGASQKDPKTRLQEFLQGRRKPLPVYTVTNIKGEAHNQEFTVACEVAGMDTPVIGKGTSRRKAEQAAAETALEQLTNG; encoded by the coding sequence ATGACACCTCCAATGAATAAATTAACAAGTAAGCTCGGTTATACCTTTAAGGAGATCGAGCTGCTTAATCTGGCGCTGACACACCGCAGCGCCAATGGTAAGCACAATGAACGTCTTGAGTTTCTGGGCGATTCAATTTTAAGTTTTGTCATTGCTGATGAGCTCTATCGCCGCTTCCCGAAAGTGAATGAAGGGGATATGAGCCGCATGCGTGCCACCTTAGTGCGTGGCAACACGTTGGCGGAGCTAGGTCGTGAATTCGATCTGGGAGATTACTTAAAATTAGGTCCAGGTGAGTTGAAAAGTGGTGGTTTTCGCCGAGACTCGATTCTAGCGGATGCGGTGGAAGCGATCATCGGTGCGATCTACCTTGACAGCGATCTGGAAATGGCGCGCAGCATCGTGCTTGAGTGGTATCACGGTCGTCTGGAAGAGATAAAACCTGGCGCATCACAAAAAGACCCGAAAACTCGCTTACAAGAGTTTTTGCAGGGCAGAAGAAAACCGCTGCCCGTCTACACAGTGACTAATATTAAAGGTGAAGCACACAACCAAGAGTTTACCGTTGCGTGTGAAGTGGCAGGTATGGATACGCCTGTGATCGGTAAAGGCACCAGCCGCCGCAAGGCAGAGCAAGCGGCTGCAGAAACGGCTCTGGAGCAATTGACCAATGGCTGA
- the era gene encoding GTPase Era: MADQEFDIDAYFASQSEGKSVVASTPENQHCGFVAIVGRPNVGKSTLLNNLLGQKISITSRKPQTTRHRIMGVETDGNYQAIYVDTPGLHIEEKRAINRLMNRAASSSLSDVNLVLFVVEGTHWTADDEMVFTKLQKANFPVVLCVNKVDQVKDRNEVMLHMLELSKRMPFVDIVPISAKQGKNTDVLKKHVRDHLPKAVHHFPEEYVTDRSQRFMASEIVREKLMRFTGEELPYSVTVEIERFDYNPDTDGFHINALILVERIGQKKMVIGKNGEKIKTIGREARLDMEELFGRKVYLETWVKVKSGWADDERALRSLGYIDDL, translated from the coding sequence ATGGCTGATCAAGAATTTGATATCGATGCATACTTTGCTTCTCAAAGCGAAGGTAAATCTGTGGTGGCATCGACACCGGAAAACCAACATTGCGGTTTTGTCGCGATTGTCGGTCGTCCAAACGTGGGTAAATCGACTCTGCTCAATAACCTGTTAGGGCAAAAAATCTCGATTACTTCGCGTAAACCGCAAACGACTCGCCACCGCATTATGGGCGTAGAGACCGATGGCAATTATCAGGCGATATACGTTGATACCCCAGGGCTGCACATTGAAGAAAAACGCGCGATTAACCGTTTGATGAACCGTGCGGCATCAAGCTCACTGAGTGATGTCAACTTAGTGCTGTTTGTCGTTGAAGGTACTCACTGGACCGCCGATGACGAGATGGTATTCACTAAGCTGCAAAAAGCCAACTTCCCAGTAGTGCTGTGTGTGAACAAGGTCGATCAGGTCAAAGATCGCAACGAAGTGATGCTGCACATGCTGGAGCTTTCTAAACGCATGCCGTTTGTCGATATCGTACCGATTTCCGCTAAACAGGGTAAAAACACCGATGTGTTGAAAAAGCATGTTCGCGACCATTTACCGAAAGCCGTGCACCATTTCCCTGAAGAGTATGTGACGGATCGTTCACAGCGCTTTATGGCCTCTGAAATCGTCCGTGAAAAGTTGATGCGTTTTACTGGCGAAGAGCTGCCGTATTCGGTGACGGTGGAAATCGAGCGTTTCGATTACAACCCAGATACTGATGGCTTCCACATCAACGCCCTGATTTTGGTTGAGCGTATCGGCCAGAAGAAAATGGTGATTGGCAAAAACGGCGAGAAGATCAAAACCATCGGCCGCGAGGCGCGTCTCGATATGGAAGAGCTGTTCGGCCGCAAAGTCTACCTAGAGACTTGGGTGAAAGTGAAATCGGGTTGGGCGGATGATGAGCGAGCCCTGCGTTCACTCGGCTACATCGACGATCTCTAA
- the recO gene encoding DNA repair protein RecO, translating to MSDGLQRCFVLHRRPYSESSLILDVFSEEYGRVTLMAKGARGKRSNLKGALQPFTPLLLKWSGNGSMKTLRQAEPISLGLPLSGVYLYSAMYINELVDRVLMPEVASPGLFHDYLFALTELAQSTNPEPALRRFELALLAAMGYGVDFLHCAGTGEPVSPDMTYRYREQKGFIASVRRDNLTFLGNELIAISERRFTSKEQLQAAKRFTRLALKPYLGGKPLKSRELFRQTTLPRARSTEE from the coding sequence ATGTCAGACGGACTGCAACGCTGTTTTGTTCTGCACCGCCGCCCTTACAGTGAATCGAGCTTAATTCTCGATGTGTTCAGTGAGGAGTACGGGCGAGTCACCTTAATGGCCAAAGGTGCGCGCGGAAAACGCTCCAACCTCAAAGGTGCGCTGCAACCTTTCACTCCTTTACTGCTGAAATGGTCGGGCAATGGTTCGATGAAAACGCTGCGCCAAGCCGAACCAATTAGTCTCGGCTTACCGCTTTCCGGCGTCTATCTCTATTCGGCGATGTACATCAACGAGCTGGTGGATCGGGTGTTAATGCCAGAAGTCGCTAGCCCCGGGCTATTCCATGATTATCTGTTTGCGCTCACTGAACTGGCGCAAAGCACTAATCCCGAGCCAGCACTACGTCGCTTTGAACTCGCTTTGCTTGCCGCGATGGGCTACGGCGTGGATTTTCTGCATTGTGCTGGTACGGGCGAACCAGTTTCACCAGACATGACCTATCGCTATCGTGAGCAAAAAGGCTTTATTGCCTCGGTACGCCGCGATAATCTCACCTTTCTCGGTAATGAGCTGATTGCGATCAGTGAGCGGCGTTTTACCAGCAAAGAGCAACTGCAAGCGGCAAAACGCTTTACACGTTTAGCCTTAAAGCCGTATCTTGGCGGCAAACCTTTAAAAAGTCGTGAGTTGTTTCGTCAAACAACTCTACCCAGAGCACGGAGTACAGAAGAATGA
- the pdxJ gene encoding pyridoxine 5'-phosphate synthase — protein sequence MSSIYLGVNIDHVATLRNARGTQYPDPVHAAEIAERAGADGITIHLREDRRHITDRDVRILRETLQTRMNLEMAVTDEMVEIALQTQPEYVCLVPEKREELTTEGGLDVLGQLERVKAATEKLTAAGIKVSLFIDADREQIDAAKACGAPFIELHTGHYSDAKSEVDQQNELKKIAAAAAYAHDLGITVNAGHGLTYHNVAAIAAIPEIYELNIGHAIIGRAVFDGLAKAVADMKAIMVAARR from the coding sequence ATGAGCTCAATTTATCTTGGTGTGAACATCGATCACGTGGCTACTTTGCGTAACGCACGCGGCACGCAATATCCCGATCCTGTGCATGCAGCGGAAATAGCTGAACGTGCGGGTGCAGATGGCATCACCATCCATCTGCGTGAAGATCGCCGCCACATTACAGATCGCGATGTGCGTATTTTGCGTGAAACGCTGCAAACGCGTATGAACCTTGAAATGGCTGTGACCGATGAGATGGTTGAGATTGCGCTGCAAACTCAACCAGAATACGTTTGCTTGGTGCCGGAAAAGCGTGAAGAACTGACGACAGAAGGTGGCTTGGACGTACTTGGTCAGCTTGAGCGCGTAAAAGCGGCAACGGAAAAACTCACCGCGGCAGGCATTAAGGTATCTCTGTTTATCGATGCCGATCGCGAGCAAATTGATGCGGCAAAAGCCTGTGGTGCACCATTCATTGAGCTGCATACCGGTCATTATTCGGATGCGAAAAGTGAAGTCGATCAGCAAAATGAGCTAAAAAAAATCGCGGCAGCAGCGGCTTATGCTCACGACTTGGGCATTACGGTGAATGCGGGTCATGGATTGACTTACCACAACGTTGCTGCGATTGCGGCGATCCCTGAAATCTACGAGCTGAACATCGGCCATGCGATCATTGGTCGCGCGGTATTTGATGGTTTAGCGAAAGCCGTCGCCGATATGAAAGCCATCATGGTTGCTGCGCGTCGATAA
- the acpS gene encoding holo-ACP synthase, giving the protein MIVGLGTDIAEIERVEKALARSGESFARRILTDSELEQFHASKQQGRFLAKRFAAKEAASKALGTGIAQGVTFHDFTVSNDELGKPLLNLSGKAAQLAAQLQVANIHLSISDERHYAMATVILERR; this is encoded by the coding sequence ATGATCGTTGGACTCGGCACGGACATCGCTGAAATCGAACGGGTTGAGAAAGCGTTGGCGCGCTCAGGCGAAAGTTTTGCGCGTCGCATTCTTACCGATTCTGAACTAGAGCAATTTCATGCTTCGAAGCAACAAGGGCGCTTTTTAGCTAAACGCTTTGCAGCTAAAGAAGCGGCATCCAAAGCGTTAGGTACCGGAATTGCTCAAGGTGTGACCTTTCACGATTTCACCGTTAGCAACGACGAACTAGGTAAGCCTTTATTGAACTTGAGTGGCAAGGCTGCTCAGTTAGCCGCACAATTGCAGGTGGCGAATATCCATCTTTCCATCTCTGATGAGCGCCATTATGCCATGGCCACCGTGATCCTCGAACGCCGCTAA
- a CDS encoding diguanylate cyclase domain-containing protein produces MTDQTRTSPLVNRLLKMISLCALAYLLIILAVIIPRGMHIVELQKQELEEKLALSLSNSAAIALYVNNYDIASEVMDALLLHKEINAVKLASVDGIVFERTSIPQLLKEHDIWEDANRYRLVSPVDGNLIGYLMLHEDHQVIRQQATSKILDQIAVVLIQFLVTFVALIWIVRRLVGKPLTELYEALSEVRPDHDRKVSVAQENKHNEIGLVAKSINEFIDASHQALIRERELRQQIERWESYYRTIAEQDTLTGLKNRLGCEKYVLNKKRVSCTMVLLLIDLDGFKQVNDTLGHGAGDDVLREIAKRFLALAQAHFVDSVVGRLGGDEFAIYIPLDVYDQAPVEALAADLINASGTPIVLGKQSAQVGCSIGISHMDCVHIDLEKLLLQADKAMYWVKHRGKHGYHVYVMGQEVHSLPHQQNMKHDQSR; encoded by the coding sequence ATGACTGATCAAACGCGAACATCTCCTCTGGTTAATCGTTTATTGAAGATGATTTCGCTGTGCGCACTTGCTTATTTGTTGATCATTCTTGCGGTGATTATTCCACGAGGTATGCACATTGTTGAATTGCAAAAGCAAGAGCTTGAAGAAAAGCTGGCGCTCTCTCTGAGCAACTCGGCGGCGATTGCTCTGTACGTGAATAACTACGATATCGCCTCTGAGGTGATGGATGCCCTGTTGCTGCATAAAGAGATCAATGCCGTCAAACTAGCGAGTGTGGATGGGATTGTCTTTGAACGAACCAGTATTCCCCAGCTCCTCAAGGAGCATGATATTTGGGAGGATGCTAACCGTTACCGTTTGGTTTCGCCTGTTGATGGTAATTTAATTGGTTACTTGATGCTTCATGAGGATCATCAAGTGATAAGGCAGCAGGCGACGAGCAAAATTCTCGATCAAATTGCCGTGGTGTTGATCCAGTTTTTAGTCACCTTTGTCGCGCTAATTTGGATAGTACGCCGTTTAGTGGGTAAGCCATTAACTGAGCTTTATGAGGCATTATCGGAAGTGCGTCCAGATCATGATCGTAAAGTCTCGGTGGCTCAGGAAAATAAGCATAATGAGATCGGTTTGGTGGCCAAAAGTATCAATGAGTTTATTGATGCATCCCATCAGGCCCTGATCCGTGAGCGCGAATTACGCCAACAGATTGAGCGTTGGGAAAGTTATTACCGAACCATTGCTGAGCAAGATACGTTGACTGGGCTCAAAAATCGGTTGGGGTGTGAAAAGTACGTGCTGAATAAAAAACGCGTCAGTTGCACTATGGTGTTGCTACTTATCGACTTAGATGGTTTTAAACAGGTGAATGATACGTTAGGACATGGAGCTGGTGACGATGTATTGCGTGAAATCGCTAAACGCTTTTTGGCTCTTGCGCAGGCTCACTTTGTCGATTCTGTCGTCGGCCGACTCGGTGGGGATGAGTTTGCGATTTATATTCCACTCGACGTTTATGATCAGGCGCCAGTTGAAGCTCTTGCTGCCGATTTGATCAACGCCTCTGGTACGCCGATCGTATTGGGTAAACAGAGTGCTCAAGTTGGGTGCAGTATTGGCATCAGTCATATGGACTGTGTGCACATCGACTTAGAAAAACTGCTTTTACAAGCGGATAAGGCAATGTATTGGGTCAAACATCGAGGTAAGCATGGCTATCATGTTTATGTGATGGGGCAAGAGGTGCATTCTTTACCCCATCAGCAAAACATGAAACACGATCAATCCAGATAA
- the barA gene encoding two-component sensor histidine kinase BarA, which yields MTQRYGLRARVVTLTLAPTLIIGLLLSALFSFNRYHDLENQVINSGASIIEPLAIASEDALRMQSRESVRRIISYAHRKNSKLVRSIAVFDGNHELFVTSNFHPNFEKLMYPKDKPIPFLSSSVIDENTLILRTPIVSERTLLENGDANPATPVMGYIAIELDLSSLRLQQYQEIFSAGLVLVIGVLLSGVFAFRLMHDVTRPITHMKNMVDRIRRGHLDVRIEGKMHGELDALKKGINAMAVSLSEYHVEMQHSIDQATSDLRETLEQLEIQNVELDIAKKRAQEAARVKSEFLANMSHELRTPLNGVIGFTRQMLKTQLTNSQTDYLQTIEKSANNLLTIINDILDFSKLEAGKLALENIPFEFQDILEEVVNLQATSAHEKGLEITLKIDPKIPRGVVGDPLRIQQVLTNLVGNSIKFTERGNIDVSVEMRSLRDDVIDLQFMVRDTGIGISERQQAQLFQAFSQADASISRRYGGTGLGLVITQKLVSHMGGEISLTSRLHQGSTFWFTLRLHTTELPVNDGYDAQRLNHRHLLLIEPNMQAAAIVQQTLVQSGLDVTYRSAIPEEEQSYDYVLLNLAPSKETNYAMVELWVKRALAMTHNVIVGVPSTELALADLLMQQYPVKCISKPLSRKKLLQTLAAQQPLSLHSAQSKPQADKLPLCVMAVDDNPANLKLITALLQERVECVIACASGQEAIEQAQNRHFDIILMDIQMPHMDGVTACKSIKQLHGYQDTPVIAVTAHAMAGERDRLLKAGMDDYLTKPIEEHILQQVLVHWSPHTRSKQVAKISLPDGAAVQNALHTAEQDDAIIDWSAALRQSANKEDLAKEMLTMLVNYLQEVETVVNMALEDEEYATSDLLHHIHKLHGSCSYSGVPRLRKVCASLEQALRSGAAIDELEPELFELQDEMVKVIKAAADYLD from the coding sequence ATGACTCAAAGATATGGCTTGCGCGCCCGCGTTGTGACGCTCACTCTGGCTCCAACCCTGATTATTGGCCTGCTGCTTAGCGCACTGTTCTCTTTTAACCGTTATCACGACTTAGAAAACCAAGTGATCAACTCAGGGGCTAGCATCATCGAACCACTGGCGATCGCCAGTGAAGATGCGCTACGCATGCAAAGCCGCGAATCGGTGCGGCGCATCATTAGCTATGCACATCGGAAAAATTCTAAATTAGTTCGCAGCATTGCGGTATTTGATGGCAACCACGAGTTGTTTGTCACTTCCAACTTTCACCCCAATTTCGAAAAACTCATGTATCCCAAGGATAAACCTATCCCCTTTTTGAGCAGTTCGGTGATTGATGAAAACACCTTGATTTTGCGCACACCGATTGTCTCAGAACGGACTTTACTCGAAAACGGTGATGCCAACCCAGCGACCCCCGTCATGGGCTATATCGCCATCGAACTTGATCTCTCCTCTTTGCGCCTACAGCAATATCAGGAAATTTTCTCGGCGGGCTTAGTGTTGGTGATTGGGGTTTTGCTCTCAGGTGTGTTCGCATTTCGTTTGATGCACGATGTCACTCGCCCCATCACACACATGAAAAACATGGTGGATCGCATCCGGCGCGGCCATTTAGATGTACGTATTGAAGGCAAAATGCACGGCGAGTTGGATGCGCTAAAAAAAGGCATCAACGCGATGGCGGTGTCGCTCTCGGAATACCATGTCGAGATGCAGCACAGTATTGACCAAGCCACTTCTGATTTGCGGGAAACCTTGGAACAGTTAGAGATTCAGAACGTGGAACTCGACATTGCCAAAAAACGAGCGCAAGAAGCAGCACGGGTGAAATCTGAGTTTTTGGCTAACATGTCCCATGAGCTGCGAACCCCACTGAATGGTGTAATTGGTTTTACTCGACAAATGCTAAAAACCCAGCTCACCAACAGCCAAACGGATTACCTGCAAACCATTGAAAAGTCTGCCAACAATCTTCTAACGATCATTAATGACATTCTAGACTTCTCTAAACTTGAGGCTGGAAAACTGGCGTTAGAGAATATTCCGTTTGAATTCCAAGATATTCTAGAGGAAGTGGTTAACTTACAAGCCACCAGCGCCCATGAGAAAGGGTTAGAAATCACCCTCAAAATTGACCCGAAAATTCCGCGCGGCGTAGTGGGCGATCCACTGCGTATTCAACAGGTATTGACTAACTTAGTCGGCAACTCGATTAAGTTTACCGAGCGCGGCAACATTGATGTCAGCGTGGAAATGCGCTCACTGCGCGATGACGTGATAGACCTGCAATTTATGGTGCGCGATACAGGCATCGGTATCTCAGAGCGCCAACAAGCCCAATTATTCCAAGCCTTTAGTCAAGCGGATGCCAGCATTTCTCGCCGCTATGGCGGCACAGGGTTAGGGCTAGTGATCACCCAAAAACTGGTTAGCCACATGGGGGGCGAAATCAGCCTCACTAGTCGCTTACACCAAGGTTCAACCTTCTGGTTTACTCTGCGTTTGCACACGACAGAGTTACCCGTCAATGATGGTTATGATGCTCAACGACTCAACCATCGTCATCTGTTGTTGATTGAACCTAACATGCAAGCGGCGGCAATTGTGCAACAAACGCTAGTACAAAGCGGGTTAGACGTGACTTATCGCTCCGCGATACCGGAAGAGGAACAAAGTTACGACTATGTACTACTCAACCTAGCACCAAGTAAAGAAACCAACTATGCGATGGTCGAACTTTGGGTTAAGCGTGCGCTCGCCATGACACATAACGTGATTGTCGGTGTACCGAGTACCGAACTGGCGTTGGCCGATCTATTGATGCAACAATATCCGGTGAAATGCATCAGTAAACCGCTTTCACGCAAAAAGCTGCTGCAAACGTTGGCCGCGCAACAACCACTCTCACTCCATTCTGCACAGTCTAAACCGCAAGCCGATAAGTTGCCGCTGTGTGTTATGGCGGTCGATGATAACCCTGCCAACCTAAAACTGATTACAGCATTGCTTCAAGAGCGAGTTGAATGCGTGATCGCCTGCGCCAGTGGCCAAGAAGCGATAGAACAAGCACAGAATCGCCACTTCGATATCATCTTGATGGACATTCAAATGCCACATATGGATGGGGTAACCGCATGTAAATCGATTAAACAGTTACATGGCTATCAAGACACTCCTGTCATTGCCGTCACGGCTCATGCCATGGCAGGCGAACGAGATCGCCTCCTGAAAGCGGGCATGGACGACTACCTCACTAAACCGATTGAAGAGCATATTTTGCAACAAGTGTTGGTACATTGGAGCCCACACACGCGCAGTAAACAGGTGGCAAAAATTTCTCTGCCAGATGGTGCCGCAGTACAAAATGCTTTGCATACTGCAGAGCAGGATGATGCGATCATTGATTGGTCAGCCGCATTACGCCAATCGGCCAACAAAGAAGATCTTGCTAAAGAAATGCTGACCATGCTGGTCAATTATTTGCAGGAGGTCGAAACGGTCGTCAACATGGCTTTAGAAGATGAAGAGTACGCCACGAGCGACTTATTGCATCATATCCACAAACTGCACGGCAGTTGTTCATACAGCGGTGTACCAAGGCTCCGTAAAGTCTGCGCGAGTTTGGAGCAAGCACTGCGTAGCGGAGCTGCCATAGACGAGTTGGAACCGGAGCTCTTTGAGTTGCAAGATGAGATGGTGAAAGTTATCAAGGCAGCCGCTGATTATCTGGATTGA
- the rlmD gene encoding 23S rRNA (uracil(1939)-C(5))-methyltransferase RlmD, which yields MARFFQPKKHSTLDKKHQPVTIERLDHQGSGLAFLQKKPLFVDGALPGEEVLIQLTESKSKYARGQLIKVLKPSSERVTPFCAHYAQCGGCDLQHLDRAGQINHKQQALSQLMVKFAGQSLALSAPVCSDDQGYRRRARLSLMWDKKAQQLQFGFRRKQSKAIVNVTHCPVLEPSLNALLPELNTLLSQWSQPEQLGHVELVKGDNARVLALRHVGALTEQDQQRLTDFASQNQLTLYLTLEAGALQHVQGEPPYCEETGSRLSFLPSHFIQVNRAVNKQMVEQALNWLEVNEQDRVLDLFCGLGNFTLPLAKQAQQVVGVEGVEEMVQHATHNAKLNQINNVTFYQANLEQDMTTASWAQQKFAKVLLDPARAGAEGIVEQLAALGAERVVYVSCNPATLARDSQSLLSQGFCLEKLGMLDMFPHTSHLESMALFVKKR from the coding sequence ATGGCACGTTTCTTTCAACCGAAAAAGCACAGCACGTTAGACAAAAAGCATCAACCGGTCACCATTGAACGGTTGGATCACCAAGGCAGCGGACTGGCCTTTTTGCAGAAGAAACCGTTGTTTGTCGATGGCGCTTTGCCGGGTGAAGAGGTGCTGATCCAGCTCACCGAAAGCAAAAGTAAATATGCGCGTGGGCAGTTGATTAAGGTGCTCAAGCCTAGTTCTGAGCGCGTTACCCCTTTCTGTGCACATTACGCGCAGTGTGGTGGCTGCGATTTACAGCATCTTGACCGAGCCGGTCAAATTAACCACAAGCAGCAGGCGTTAAGTCAATTAATGGTGAAGTTTGCAGGGCAGAGCCTTGCCCTGTCTGCGCCAGTTTGTTCTGATGATCAAGGCTATCGCCGCCGAGCAAGATTAAGCTTGATGTGGGATAAGAAAGCCCAGCAACTGCAGTTTGGTTTTCGCCGTAAGCAGAGCAAAGCGATTGTCAACGTAACACATTGCCCTGTACTAGAGCCGAGTTTGAATGCGCTCTTGCCGGAATTGAATACCTTGTTGAGCCAATGGAGCCAACCTGAGCAGTTGGGGCATGTGGAATTGGTGAAAGGCGATAATGCGCGAGTATTGGCGCTGCGTCATGTCGGTGCGTTGACTGAACAAGATCAGCAGCGTTTAACTGACTTTGCCTCGCAAAACCAACTAACCTTATACCTAACATTGGAAGCCGGCGCGTTGCAACACGTACAAGGTGAACCGCCTTACTGTGAAGAAACCGGTAGCCGTCTAAGCTTCTTGCCGAGCCACTTTATTCAAGTGAACCGCGCGGTGAATAAGCAAATGGTCGAGCAAGCACTCAACTGGCTTGAGGTGAATGAACAGGATCGCGTGCTTGATCTGTTTTGTGGCTTAGGGAATTTCACTCTGCCGTTAGCAAAACAAGCGCAACAAGTGGTGGGCGTAGAAGGCGTGGAAGAGATGGTGCAGCACGCTACTCACAATGCGAAATTGAACCAAATCAACAATGTGACGTTTTATCAGGCCAATTTGGAACAAGATATGACAACCGCCTCATGGGCGCAGCAGAAATTTGCTAAAGTACTGCTCGACCCCGCCCGTGCAGGTGCAGAAGGGATTGTGGAACAACTGGCTGCGTTAGGAGCGGAACGGGTGGTGTATGTGTCGTGTAACCCTGCGACACTGGCTCGTGATAGCCAAAGCTTGCTGAGCCAAGGATTTTGCTTAGAGAAACTGGGCATGCTGGATATGTTCCCGCACACCAGTCACCTTGAATCCATGGCTTTATTTGTGAAAAAACGCTAG